One stretch of Ooceraea biroi isolate clonal line C1 chromosome 4, Obir_v5.4, whole genome shotgun sequence DNA includes these proteins:
- the LOC105283593 gene encoding soma ferritin isoform X1 encodes MSLVRQNFHEECEEALNKQINLELFASYVYLSMACYFDRSDVALPGLYKYFKKASDEEREHAMKFLTYQNKRGGDVVLMDIAAPSRRNWNSAKDAMTEALQLEKKVNQKLLELHGIASTHNDANFMDFLETEFLQEQVDAIKEIANHVTNLERVGEGLGVYIFDKELKD; translated from the exons ATGAGTCTGGTGCGGCAGAACTTCCACGAGGAGTGCGAGGAAGCGCTCAACAAGCAGATCAATCTGGAGCTGTTCGCCAGTTATGTCTATCTGTCTATG GCGTGCTACTTCGACAGGAGCGACGTCGCGTTACCGGGGCTTTACAAGTACTTCAAGAAAGCGTCGGACGAGGAGCGCGAGCATGCCATGAAGTTTCTGACTTATCAGAACAAGCGGGGCGGCGACGTCGTGCTGATGGACATCGCCGCACCGTCGAGGAGGAACTGGAACAGCGCAAAAGACGCCATGACCGAGGCTCTGCAGCTGGAGAAGAAAGTAAACCAG AAACTGCTGGAGCTGCACGGAATTGCTTCGACGCACAACGACGCAAATTTCATGGATTTTCTGGAGACTGAATTCTTGCAAGAGCAAGTGGATGCAATAAAAGAGATAGCCAATCACGTGACAAATTTAGAGAGAGTGGGGGAAGGCCTCGGTGTTTATATCTTCGATAAGGAGTTGAAGgattga
- the LOC105283593 gene encoding soma ferritin isoform X2 — MSICLWSDVALPGLYKYFKKASDEEREHAMKFLTYQNKRGGDVVLMDIAAPSRRNWNSAKDAMTEALQLEKKVNQKLLELHGIASTHNDANFMDFLETEFLQEQVDAIKEIANHVTNLERVGEGLGVYIFDKELKD; from the exons ATGTCTATCTGTCTATG GAGCGACGTCGCGTTACCGGGGCTTTACAAGTACTTCAAGAAAGCGTCGGACGAGGAGCGCGAGCATGCCATGAAGTTTCTGACTTATCAGAACAAGCGGGGCGGCGACGTCGTGCTGATGGACATCGCCGCACCGTCGAGGAGGAACTGGAACAGCGCAAAAGACGCCATGACCGAGGCTCTGCAGCTGGAGAAGAAAGTAAACCAG AAACTGCTGGAGCTGCACGGAATTGCTTCGACGCACAACGACGCAAATTTCATGGATTTTCTGGAGACTGAATTCTTGCAAGAGCAAGTGGATGCAATAAAAGAGATAGCCAATCACGTGACAAATTTAGAGAGAGTGGGGGAAGGCCTCGGTGTTTATATCTTCGATAAGGAGTTGAAGgattga